The following is a genomic window from Phalacrocorax carbo chromosome 19, bPhaCar2.1, whole genome shotgun sequence.
GGTCGGTCCATGGACCGGCGGGGTGTGTTCCTGCACCCGGGGTTGCACCGGGGAGGTCTGTCCCTGCACCGGGGGGTCGGTTCGTGCGCCGGGGAGTAGGTCCATGCAGCAAGGGTTGCACCGGGTGGGGGTCTGTCCCTGCACCGGTGGGGGTCTGTCCCTGCACCGGGGGGGTCTGTCCCTGCACCGGGCGGTCGGTCCGTGCACCCGGGGTTGCACCGGGGGGTCTGTCCGTGCACCGGGGGGAGGCAATTCGTGCACCGAGGCGCGGCGGGAGGCTTGCTCCGCGCACCGGGACTTGTAACGGAGGGaccgggggggcggcggcgggtggGTGCGCCCGAAGCTGGGACACGCGCGGGGCGTTCGGTgcaccgggcggggggggggggggtgcaggtcccggtgccggggcgggcggcgggtgCCACCTGCCGGGGACGCGCGGCTCGGGctggccccgccgcctccccccgcgGGTGGGCACCGGGGCTTGGTACCTTGTGTCGCCCCGTCTCGGTCCCCGCGTCACCGTGGGGGTGGGCCGGGACGGTGCGTGTcccggggagccgggggggggctgagggggcgcCCACCCCCactccgtgcctcagtttcccccggCCGTGGGTGCCGCCTGAGCGGGTCCCCACGCTGCTGGGCGCCCGCCCGTGGCGCTGCCGGCACCGTGTGCGGGTCCCCGTTGTCCCCTGCacctccccggcccccccgcgtGTCCCCGTCCCCCGTGGGACCCCTCCGTGACCCCGGCCCCGCCGAGCACCGCCGCAACTCGTTACACTGGTGGCCGCGCTCCGCTCGCACACCGCCCACCCAGCAGGGGGCGGGAGAGGCCGCGGCGGCGCTCTGCCCGCCCTCtcacctccccctcccctttcgCACTGCCTTCTGGGAGGTGTAGTCGCGGCACgccccgcccgcgccgcagGGTCGGGGACTACATTACCCAGAGGGCACCGCGCGGGCGGAGGGGGCGGGACCGTGGGCGGGGCGTGGGGCCACGTGCGGGCGCGGGGGTGGCGCTGGCCGCGCCGGGTCATGGCCGAGAGCGTCCCGGGGCCGCGGGTGGGCGGTGGGacgggagggggccgggggcgacTGTACCGGGACCGGACCGGGGCTGGGGGCCACCTAAACCAGTACCGGGCTGGGGACCACCAAATCGGGACCGGACCGCACTGGGTCTGTGGGGTGACTAtactggggtgggggcgggaCTGGGGGCCACCAAACCGGGACCGGACGGGGACTGGGGGCGACTGGACTGGGACTGGACCGGGGCTGGGAGCGATCGGACCGGGGCTGGAGGGCCTGGACTAGCCTGGGTCTGGGGTGGCCCGGACAGGCGGCGGGAGGGTGTCTCGGTGCCCCGGTCCAGCCGGTGTCCGGGACGGGCCCGGGATGCTCCGCGGGGGTCCGTGACCCCGTCCCGCTCCGTGACGCCGCCTTTGCTGCTCGCAGGGTGCCGAGGCGGGGGGCCCGTCCTCGGGGAAAGCGGCGaccccgggggctgccccgctccgctccccccgGGACGCTTCGGCCGAGGGGTCGGATGGCGACTCTGAGACCCCCACCTCGAGCCTGATCcccagcgaggaggaggaggaggaggaggaggaggaggaggagaaggaggaggaaggccaCCAGGTGAGTAACATCCCCAAACCCCGAGGGATTTGGGGTCCACGATGACGCCCTGTGACCCCACCGGCTGCCCCCCCGCCCTGTCTCCCCGCAGTGGAGGGTGGGCGACGCCTGCAGCACCGTCTGGGCGGGGGACGGGCTGCTGTACCCCGCTCGGCTGCGGGCGCTGGACCCCGCCGCTGGCACCTGCCTGGTGGAGTTTGACGGCTACGGCAACACCGAAGAGCGGGCGCTGGCTGAtctcctgcccccctgccctggggcctGGGGGGTGAGCGACACCCCGAGGGGCGAGGGTGCCCCCCGTGCAGGGCACCGCCGGCCCAGCACCCCCTCGTCGTGGGAGCTGCCCCCGggagcaaggaggaggaagggcaagTGGGcaccctgctccccccagcaccctgaggTGAGTGCCTGCCATGCCCCCGGCTTTGGAGCACGCCCTCCCCCCCCAAGTCTCCCTAacgggctgggggtgctgctggcaggtgACACCCCCATTGTGGTCCCCGGACTCGCTACGTGCCATgcgggaggaagaggaggaggaggaggcctTGGCTGGGATGCTGATGGCCTGGTACATGAGTGGGTACCACACCGGCTTCTACGTGGTATGGCGGGGTGCGAGGgatgggaggggggaaggagagggtcCCCATCGTGACCCCCTGCTCCTCTGTGCCCCAGGGCCTCCGGGAAGGCCGGGCAGAGGCTGCCGAGCCCCCCCCGCGGCCAGGCCGCAGGCAGAAGAAGCCCCCGCGCAGCTAGGAGGGCAGGTGGGTTTGGGGATGCTCCGGCACTGGGAccccctccctgtgctcccCGGCAGGGCCCTGCTGTCACCTCACCACCCTACtggaggggggacacgggggacgtGGGAGGGCTGCAGGACACAACGGAACCCCACAGGGACATTGGGGGAACCCATGGGGACGTGAGGGGGACTTGGTGTGGCTGTGGGACACATTAATGGGGGGGCTGAGATACCCCATCATCCCTTCCCCGCTGCTCACCTGTGTCTGCTCCCCTCCAGCTGGATCCGTTCCCCCACGCCGTGCCGGAGGGGCAGCTGCCGTGCTCCCACTCCCCTCGCTTGCAGAGCGGGCTGCAGCCCCCGGGGGTcctggctgcagggatgggggcaGCAGCCTTCCTGCACTCCGGCTGGCTCTGCATCAGAGCCCTGGCTggtgggggctgcagcacccccTCTGTCCTCCCCTACTGTCCCCTTCTTTGGAATAAAGCTGTTTGTGAGACCCGCGTGCCAGCCTGTCTGCGCCATCCCCAGAGGGACCCTCGGCTCTGCCAGCGCCGCGCCGGCGGGTGGGACGCGCCGGGATGAGCCACGCCGCGGCCGTGTTTGCTCAGGGAATTGGCAGGGTGGCCTCTGCCTTgctgcggggcaggggggcagctcAGGCCTTGTGGGGGGCTCTGCACCCACCAGCTCTCAGGCTGCTCCGGCTGGACGCGGTGCTGACGTACGTCCCGCCGGCTCCGGGCACTGGTGTCCCAGGGGATGCATCTCCCGAGGACGTGTCCCCACCTCGTCTTGATGTCAGCAACCAGgtttgggaggggacacacacacgcacccgCTCCCCATTTGCGTCAGCAGGTGTTTGCCCACGCCGGTGACCCCTTGGTGGGCTgtgggggggtggcagagcGGGGTATAAAGCCGGCTGAGCCAGGCGCATCCGTGAGCATCCAGGGAGGCATCCGGCACTGGGAGCATGGAAAGCgcctggctctgcctgctctgcctggctggCTCCGGCCTCATCCTGCCGGGCACCGCGGAGCCGGCGCTGGGGCTCCAGCCGGCCGAGAGCCTGCCCGGGCAGAGCCGGGAGGAGACAGAGCTGGtaaggggctgggggagcgaTGCCTGCAGGGGACGGGGCCACCGGCAGCCCCCACGCAGCTCTGGGGCACCCTGGGGTGTTCCTGCTCTCGATGCCCTGGTTTAGGGGCTGgttctggctgtgctggggtgacctcagggggttgggggggacaCTGAGACCTCACCACTGGTTTTCTGGCGCTGCTTTTGAGCACTGGGGCGGGTTCCTCACAGCAGCTCCCCCAGGATGTCCAGCAGCATAT
Proteins encoded in this region:
- the LOC135316430 gene encoding survival motor neuron protein 1-like — encoded protein: MAESVPGPRGAEAGGPSSGKAATPGAAPLRSPRDASAEGSDGDSETPTSSLIPSEEEEEEEEEEEEKEEEGHQWRVGDACSTVWAGDGLLYPARLRALDPAAGTCLVEFDGYGNTEERALADLLPPCPGAWGVSDTPRGEGAPRAGHRRPSTPSSWELPPGARRRKGKWAPCSPQHPEVTPPLWSPDSLRAMREEEEEEEALAGMLMAWYMSGYHTGFYVGLREGRAEAAEPPPRPGRRQKKPPRS